One window of the Notolabrus celidotus isolate fNotCel1 chromosome 23, fNotCel1.pri, whole genome shotgun sequence genome contains the following:
- the lpcat4 gene encoding lysophospholipid acyltransferase LPCAT4: MEKLDCHCEAHPFHHEVKLTRALRIRGIILGSVLFPIRVSLAAVCFLIMWPVSRLRLAGLSEEERSRPVEGWRRWLIHPIVLYLSRASFLALGFPWVTIKGRRADLKEAPVLVVAPHSTFLDMMVLCQTELATVVSRSENCSLPVIGALLEFNQSVLVSRNDPESRKKAVAELTERLTSDGYWPQMLMFPEGTTSNGSALIKFKPGAFLVGVPVQPVLLRYPNKLDTVRWSHTGTTWLQALWHTTSQFYTNMTIEFLPVYTPSPEEKNNPTLYADNVQKLMAKALGIPSTNYLMEGGVPVSKLGGLSLALESPARETVSLLHKHGLGAQEVEAALERMMDRCKTEPQGSKVSAEELGSILELEDKRTAVEICGFYSKDKTADLRQIYFSISALSGFLSFKSVLHTAFTLFDKENKGSLSAEELSDLMGALLGLHQNNTAKLYTEASSQGQLTEEHLLKTLTTHPIYQRMVIEYFLPKEPSYRVANEKAVNNNGNMHNSNRSEDYNKKIE; the protein is encoded by the exons ATGGAGAAGCTGGACTGTCACTGTGAGGCTCATCCGTTCCATCATGAGGTGAAGCTGACCCGGGCTCTCAGGATCAGG GGCATCATCCTGGGCAGCGTCCTCTTCCCTATCCGCGTCTCCCTCGCCGCCGTCTGTTTCCTCATCATGTGGCCCGTATCTCGTCTACGATTGGCGGGCCTGTCCGAGGAGGAGCGTTCCCGTCCCGTGGAGGGCTGGCGTCGCTGGTTAATCCACCCCATCGTCTTGTACCTGAGCCGAGCCTCCTTCCTCGCCCTGGGCTTCCCTTGGGTGACGATCAAAGGTCGCAGGGCGGATTTGAAGGAGGCGCCGGTGCTGGTGGTGGCGCCACACAGCACCTTCCTGGACATGATGGTTctgtgtcagacggagctggcGACAGTGGTATCACGGTCGGAGAACTGCAGTCTGCCGGTCATCGGAG ctctgctggagttcaACCAGTCCGTGCTCGTGAGCAGAAATGACCCGGAGTCCAGGAAGAAAGCGGTCGCCGAGCTCACAGAGAGGCTGACCTCTGACGGATACTGGCCTCAG ATGCTGATGTTCCCCGAAGGCACCACGTCTAACGGCAGCGCCCTCATTAAATTCAAGCCCG GTGCTTTCCTGGTCGGAGTCCCGGTCCAACCTGTTCTGTTGCGTTACCCCAACAAGCTG GACACTGTGCGATGGTCACACACAGGAACAACCTG GCTTCAGGCTCTGTGGCACACAACTTCTCAGTTCTACACCAACATGACCATCGAG TTTCTGCCGGTTTACACACCGTCCCCAGAGGAGAAAAATAACCCCACCCTGTACGCCGACAACGTTCAGAAACTCATGGCCAA GGCCCTGGGCATCCCCTCCACAAACTACCTGATGGAAGGCGGTGTTCCTGTCAGCAAACTGGGCGGTCTCTCTCTCGCGCTGGAGTCTCCTGCCCGTGAAACCGTCTCACTGCTACACAAACAcgg cCTGGGAGCACAAGAAGTGGAAGCAGCGCTGGAGAGGATGATGGACAGGTGTAAGACAGAACctcaggggtcaaaggtcagcgcAGAGGAGCTGGGCTCTATCCTGGAGCTGGAGGACAAACGGACAGCTGTCGAAATCTGTGGATTCTACTCCAAG GATAAAACAGCGGACCTCAGACAGATCTACTTTAGTATCTCCGCTCTGTCAGGATTTCTCAGCTTCAAGTCCGTCCTTCACACGGCGTTCACT CTGTTCGACAAAGAGAACAAGGGCAGTCTGAGTGCAGAGGAGCTGTCCGACCTCATGGGGGCGCTGCTGGGTCTCCATCAAAATAACACTGCTAAACTTTACACTGAGGCCTCCAGTCAGGGTCAGCTTACTGAGG AACATCTGCTGAAAACTCTCACAACCCACCCGATTTACCAGAGAATGGTGATAGAATACTTCCTGCCCAAGGAGCCGAGCTATCGCGTGGCCAATGAGAAGGCTGTGAACAACAACGGAAACATGCATAACAGCAACAGATCCGAGGACTACAACAAAAAGATTGAATGA